In one uncultured Methanoregula sp. genomic region, the following are encoded:
- a CDS encoding energy-coupling factor transporter transmembrane component T → MAEILAYVHKDGIFHRLHPFTKIAFILLFGLVSILTTNLIILVAMVLVILLIAFLANLGKEVIQQFRLIAIMSIILIGITILTMPSGETIGYLIPQGIPFIGGALPVTIGAIEFGLMLTFRFMILICVFQLFVISTQPRDIVHTMERMHIPIDYTLMFLIALRFIPTLQIEGKRIHEAQVARGYNPGEGFMGKLRSVAPIVIPLVSNALSRATVLGLTIDIRGYRTGKKTRMREFLFQRRDYLAVSAIVVAGCGYAFLLIRQVI, encoded by the coding sequence ATGGCAGAGATACTTGCATATGTCCATAAGGATGGCATTTTCCACCGCCTTCACCCGTTTACAAAAATTGCATTCATCCTGCTGTTTGGCCTCGTGTCGATCCTGACGACAAACCTGATCATTCTGGTCGCCATGGTGCTCGTTATTCTCCTCATTGCGTTCCTCGCGAACCTGGGAAAAGAAGTGATTCAGCAGTTCAGACTGATCGCCATCATGAGTATCATCCTCATTGGCATAACGATCCTGACCATGCCGAGTGGCGAGACGATTGGTTACCTGATTCCGCAGGGGATCCCGTTTATCGGGGGTGCCCTTCCCGTTACCATAGGAGCGATTGAGTTCGGTCTCATGCTCACGTTCCGTTTCATGATCCTCATCTGCGTGTTTCAGCTCTTCGTGATCTCCACCCAGCCCCGGGACATTGTCCATACTATGGAACGGATGCATATCCCGATCGATTATACCCTTATGTTCCTGATCGCGCTCCGGTTTATCCCGACGCTCCAGATCGAGGGGAAGCGGATCCACGAAGCCCAGGTGGCGAGGGGATATAACCCGGGAGAAGGATTCATGGGAAAACTTCGTAGTGTTGCCCCGATTGTCATCCCGCTCGTTTCAAATGCACTCTCGCGTGCAACCGTTCTCGGGCTCACCATCGACATAAGGGGATACCGCACCGGCAAAAAAACCCGCATGAGGGAATTTCTGTTCCAGCGCAGGGATTACCTTGCGGTAAGTGCGATTGTTGTCGCAGGTTGCGGATATGCGTTTCTCCTGATCCGTCAGGTAATATGA
- a CDS encoding energy-coupling factor transporter ATPase — translation MIELEQVSYIYPHTVQKALNNLSFSLPRGKCVLVTGPSGAGKTTLCLASAGVLHHEYGGKKEGRVTLGGRDISTYSSLSEVARTIGIVFDDAEAQMIFTTVEEEILSALEYRGLAAEVVEDRLAAIMEKTHLTELRHRSPHHLSGGQKQRVALAATLALGNDILILDEPTSELDERATTRIVDILRTLKKEGTTILLIEHKFGHFKDIVDTLVVMENGMIRAEGSPDNVLADERMGKIVIADFSGIRTAGAEQNAGSVPDKNPAPGMVVSVKDLVYSYEKLRALDSINLEIAAGEFVAIVGENGSGKTTLVKHFNGLLLPESGTVTIAGTDTRLSSTTELSRLVGLVFQNPDHMFFADTVFEEVAFGPRNLNLADSDAIIRSALDEVNLGHTRDLYPRWLSRGERQRLAIACVIAMQPRIIILDEPTTGLDGNEARQVMTVLKKLQKKGHTIIIITHNKEIAENCADRILRMESGRIISDTRTGGA, via the coding sequence ATGATCGAGCTCGAACAGGTCAGTTATATTTACCCCCATACGGTTCAGAAAGCCCTGAACAACCTCTCTTTTTCCCTTCCCCGTGGGAAATGTGTGCTGGTGACCGGCCCTTCAGGCGCCGGGAAAACGACCCTGTGCCTGGCCTCCGCGGGAGTTCTCCATCACGAATATGGAGGGAAAAAAGAGGGCCGGGTTACCCTTGGTGGCAGGGATATCAGTACCTATTCCAGTTTATCCGAAGTAGCCCGGACAATAGGGATTGTCTTTGACGATGCGGAAGCGCAGATGATCTTTACCACTGTCGAGGAAGAGATCCTGTCGGCGCTCGAATACCGGGGCCTCGCTGCAGAAGTAGTCGAGGATCGCCTCGCGGCCATTATGGAAAAAACGCACCTGACCGAACTGCGGCACCGGTCCCCGCACCATCTCTCCGGGGGCCAGAAGCAGCGGGTAGCGCTGGCAGCAACGCTCGCGCTCGGTAACGATATCCTGATCCTTGACGAGCCTACGTCGGAGCTTGATGAGCGGGCAACGACAAGGATCGTCGATATCCTGCGTACCCTGAAAAAAGAGGGCACGACCATCCTTCTCATTGAACATAAGTTCGGGCATTTTAAGGATATCGTGGATACCCTTGTTGTCATGGAAAACGGCATGATACGTGCAGAGGGCTCACCGGATAACGTTCTTGCCGACGAACGGATGGGAAAGATTGTCATTGCAGATTTTTCGGGTATCCGCACTGCCGGTGCTGAACAAAATGCCGGGAGTGTTCCGGATAAGAATCCCGCTCCAGGCATGGTAGTCTCTGTCAAGGATCTGGTCTATTCCTACGAGAAGCTTCGCGCCCTGGATTCGATAAACCTCGAGATTGCTGCCGGGGAATTTGTGGCAATTGTCGGGGAGAACGGATCGGGGAAAACAACGCTGGTCAAGCATTTCAACGGGCTGCTCTTACCGGAATCGGGAACGGTAACGATAGCCGGAACGGATACAAGATTATCTTCAACAACGGAACTGTCAAGACTGGTGGGGCTTGTCTTCCAGAACCCGGATCATATGTTCTTTGCCGATACGGTATTCGAAGAAGTGGCATTTGGTCCCAGAAACCTGAATCTTGCAGACAGCGATGCGATCATCAGGTCTGCGCTCGACGAAGTTAATCTCGGGCATACCCGTGACCTGTACCCCCGCTGGCTCTCCCGCGGGGAGCGGCAGCGTCTTGCCATTGCCTGTGTTATTGCCATGCAGCCCCGGATAATCATTCTTGATGAGCCGACGACCGGGCTTGACGGGAACGAAGCCCGGCAGGTTATGACCGTTCTTAAAAAGCTCCAGAAAAAAGGTCACACGATCATCATCATCACTCACAACAAGGAGATCGCAGAGAACTGTGCAGACCGCATTCTCCGGATGGAGAGCGGAAGGATAATTTCAGATACACGCACAGGAGGCGCATGA
- a CDS encoding tryptophan transporter, whose amino-acid sequence MKSKDIAIVGILLAIGAILRYFLAMLHTPLTPNMIIAFYCLAIILIAPKIYEAIGIGFVAGILSMLISGSIFPPANLISEPLGALVCFGIYGLLKNRSKFAPTATTFLATLASGFTFAVLAIIAVAPQILSKYATLEGFIIVFVPIVVITAIFNAVIVQILFIPSNRVLSRGQE is encoded by the coding sequence ATGAAGTCAAAAGATATTGCCATTGTCGGGATCCTGCTCGCTATCGGTGCGATCCTGCGTTATTTCCTTGCAATGCTCCACACGCCGCTCACGCCGAACATGATCATTGCATTCTACTGTCTTGCCATCATCCTGATCGCCCCGAAGATTTACGAAGCGATCGGTATCGGGTTTGTTGCCGGTATCCTCTCGATGCTGATCTCCGGTTCGATATTTCCCCCGGCAAACCTCATCAGTGAACCCCTTGGGGCACTGGTCTGTTTCGGGATCTACGGTCTTCTCAAGAACCGATCAAAATTCGCTCCGACAGCAACGACGTTCCTCGCGACACTTGCAAGCGGGTTTACCTTTGCCGTGCTCGCAATTATTGCTGTAGCCCCGCAAATTCTTTCAAAATATGCAACCCTGGAAGGATTCATTATTGTTTTCGTGCCGATAGTCGTGATTACTGCCATATTTAATGCCGTGATCGTCCAGATCCTCTTCATCCCCTCAAACAGGGTGCTGTCGAGAGGGCAGGAATGA
- a CDS encoding type IV pilin N-terminal domain-containing protein, producing the protein MAFTKRNDDAVSPVIGVILMVAITVIIAAVIASFVFGMAGNIKSSKTVGITLALDKNNNAVATVAGGTDLPTLLLVNYSVNSGSEAVLLEGANLTTGRYNVTQAGSVVGKRVILVGYFNDGTTQTLVDKQF; encoded by the coding sequence ATGGCATTTACTAAGAGGAATGATGACGCAGTATCGCCGGTAATCGGCGTTATCCTGATGGTCGCCATCACGGTGATCATTGCAGCAGTGATCGCTTCATTTGTATTCGGTATGGCAGGAAATATCAAATCATCGAAAACAGTTGGCATTACCCTGGCATTGGATAAAAATAATAATGCAGTGGCAACGGTTGCCGGAGGGACAGATCTTCCCACCCTTCTGCTGGTCAATTACAGTGTTAATAGTGGTTCCGAAGCTGTACTACTGGAAGGAGCGAACCTGACTACCGGTCGTTATAATGTAACCCAGGCAGGTTCTGTTGTAGGAAAGCGGGTGATCCTTGTCGGCTATTTCAATGACGGGACCACCCAGACCCTTGTTGATAAACAATTCTAA